A region of the Meles meles chromosome 18, mMelMel3.1 paternal haplotype, whole genome shotgun sequence genome:
ACCATATGCTAGTCCTTTCAGAGTTGACAAGAACCCTTTTCCACATTTGTCTTTGGTCCTCAGAAACCATCCTGTAACGTGGGTATTATTCTaaatatacccattttacagaagaggaagcagaggctggagaagtcaagggacttgcccaaggtcgcaCAGCATGCAGGAACCTGAACCCCACCCCCTCTACCTCCCTTGCTACTGCCTCTGTCTGTGCTATGAAGAGGCTGGCTCAGATCTAAGCCCTCCAGCTTAGGAGCCCCACATGGCAGCGAGGCAGCAGGAGAGACCGCACAGCAAAATCCCCAGTGTGGACTCTACTGACCATCTCTAGACATAGAAGCTGGTTTACCCCTCATGGAAAGGTTTCTAGacacccctcccatcccccacccacaacCCTGGGGCTCCAGTAGCTGCCCCAGGAGGGATACGAGGGTCCATGAGATACCCATGAACTTCTGCTTTTCCTGGGAGAGTGGGGAagtgggagggtggagggagctTGGAAGCCCATGTCTTCCCCTCACACGGGCATGGTCACCTCGTTGTACTCATCCCGACCCTCCTCTTCATCGAAGGTTGGCTTGGCATCATCAGCATCCAGCTGGAGGGGAGAGTAGGAAGGACCGAGGGTGAGCTTCCGGGAGCGGCTGAGGCAGAGGAGCCCTCCCCCCAGCGCCGAGGGCACTTCTAGAGCATGGGGAGGGACTGGCTCTCTCTGGACCTGGACAAGTCATATCCTGCCCTCTCAGCCCCTAGCTTTGGTCTGGATGAGTTTTTTCCAAGGGGTGAGGGACCCCTGGGGATGGGGTGCCCCAGCAGGGGAGGGCCTACAGAGGGCCTTCATCAAGGCAGCCCTATGGCGACTGTCAGGTTGTGGGAGAATTCTATCGGAGGAGCAACTCTGTCCAAAATGACTGGGAGGACCCCAGGACAAGGGCTCCAGGGTAGGACAGCTCACGTGGAGCacacccactccctgcccccccagcTCTGGGGTCCTGGCCTCCAGCCTCTGCCCTCTATTCACACCCCCCACCCTGTCCTAGGCCCACAGGGTAGGGGCGGGGAGCAGCCACGCACACACTGGAGCTCCAGCTTCCTGAAGATGAGCGGCAGCAGGAGGCGGCGCAGAGGCACCGTGAGGATGAGGACGAAGGGCAAGGCCAGCGAGGTGGCGGGAAAGGTTTTCACCGTCCACAGCCCTGCCAGGCAGATGATCTGGATGACCGTGAACAGGTGCATGCGCCAGGTCTTCACCTGCAGGGGGAGGCGGTGGTTACTGCCTGCCCCACCCTGGGGCCTggcaacccccaccccactctgggCTGGGCAGCCAGGAGGGCTCTGTACCCGCTTGACGTAGGGCACATCAGGGTGGTACTTGGGCGGCTTCAATAGGAGCAAGACGCGGTCGAAGAGCTGGATGCCGCTGAGGGACGTGACCCCCATGTAGAGGAAGATGCCAAACAGCACAGCCAGGGGGATCCGGGACAGGATGGGCCCCATGAGGATGGACACACCTGCCGGGAGAACAATGCACTCCTAGTCCCGGGGGCCTGCAGAGGGCCGACAGCATTGGGGACTGGAGAATGAAGCCATAGGGACCATATGAAGCCCTTTCTATGGATCCTCTTAATAGGTAGTACCcgattttacagatggggaaacagagaggggaagcgatttgcctaaggccacacagctacAAGTGGCAGATCAGGGAGTCAAACTCCTGCCTGCAGGACATCAAAGCCTATTCCTTTGGCCTCAGGGGTTCACAGAGGCCAGAGAAGCCCAACTTTTCCATCACCCCAGCACAGAATGCCTCCATCCCCCGCCACCTATCCAAACCCTTAACCCTCCTCCAGCAAATACTAACTTCGCCTCCTTTAAGAAACTTCCCTGGGACTCCATCAGTAATCGTGGCGAAGCCCACACTGACCCCAGGTGGACTCTCACCTGCTCCAGAACTTAGATAAACCCCAGTaatcttctgttttctcctctcccaccccagatGATGCTCGGAGCCCTGACTTGCCATCAGTCATAGAGCAGCCAAGCTAGAGAGAGGGCTGCAGAAGGCTCTGGATGCtgagaggcagaggctgggggcTGGAAGCAAGGCCAGAGTGTGGCAGAGAGTGTGGCCAACCCTTACTCACCCACGAGCACAGCGACCAGGAGCCCACTGATCCGCTGCTCCTTGACCTCCTGAATCTGGGCTGCAGCCCCTGGGGAGCTGGCCTTGCCCATGACCGTGAGTGCGTTGGCGTGGGTAACGGAACGAACAGTGGTGGCACTGAGCCAGGGCATCCCAAAGAGGGCAGCCACACCGCCCATGCCGATGACCAGCAGCAGGTCCAGGTGGAAGCCTGAGCCCTTGACCATCTTGCGCTCTGGTTTGCTGATAATCAGCCTGGGGAGTGTGGGAGGTCAGGGGTAAGCAGcgttctcccccacccccaccctctttgccccctctctcctccatGCTTGGGTCTCTCTGAACCTTAGTTTATCCTGTTGTGCTCCTCTCCCTTGGagttcctttctcccctccctcccacccctcttgATAATCCAGACTCTAAGAGTGGAAGGATCTCAAGACAGCCCCTAGAATGCCTACAGGCAGATTTACGTTGAAGCTGATGAGGCTGATCTGGTAAAGGTCCATTCTGAAGTGTGCCACTTCATTTTGTagttctcattttgttttctttttcttaaaaaggccTCCCCAAATTACACCATGTCAGGTCCCACAAaacctgcccctgtccctgcccgtGGGGCAGGGACACTCCTCTTCAtcgggggctggggggtgggggctgggattGACTAAGACTAGCTCTCAGTCCGTGCTGTCACACCTGCCTGGAGCCTGTCCCTTTCCCTGCCTCAGACCCTcccaggcccagccctgcccctggttCTTACGTGGTGATCTGGGACTCAAGGAAGATGAGGATGAAGACCAGCAGGGCCGGCAGGGCGGAGGCGAACATCATCCAGATGGGGAAAGGTGAGTACAAGCCCAATGGGTGGATAACCCAGCCCCGGACTGAGGGGTCGGACACGGAGAGGCCTTCAGGCACACTGAGTTTCTGTGGGAGGGGGATGCTGGTGAGAACACCAGGCAGGAGAATGGGGGAAAGGAGGCAAGGGGAGCCAGCATCTTGGGCACTTGGGAACTTATATTGAGTACTGCTTTGTACCCAGTCACTGCTTTAAGGTCTTTATATACATCTTCTCATTCCCcactttgtagatgaggaaacaggatcAGAGAGGTTGTGTAGTTTGCCTTGCATCACACAGCTCTTTGGTGGCAGACCTGAGATACATACTCAGATGGGCCTGGCTGCAGAGCAGATTCTTTCCTATTGTCCTGGGTTAAGGAGCAAAAAGGCCATCTGACCCCGACCTTTGCTTCAACCAGAGGAGTCCTATAGGGCTGTGGGACGAACCTGGGGCTCTCAGGGGAGGCTGGGATGAGTAGAGGGAGTTCTAGCTGGCTTCAGGTTTGGGAAAGTTGTTCTTGGGAGGGGGCATACTGGCAGAATAAGCTGACAATAGGAGGAGAGTGTCACCTGGGTGTAAGTGTCCTCAATGAAGAAATCCACAATGACCATGATCAGAATGGAGATGGGGACCCCAAAGTCCCCAATGATCCGTCGCAGCTGAGAGAAGGTGGAAAAAATCCAGTCAGTGCTCAGTTGtttccccacctcctgcccccccctcttgcccccactcctgccccctcTTCATGCAGGGTCCTTGCCCTTCCCAGGGGATCCACCAACATCTAATGCCCTGTCCTGCACCTCAATGTATCggccttctttcttctttcccaggcTCAGCGCCACCGCTGGCCCCACAGCTTCCCCACCCCTTTGTAAGAACTGtccctggctccctgctgggttCCTAGCCTCAACAGGCTGAGAAAGGGAGATGGGCTTGCCTGAAGAGTGAAAGCCTAAATGAGGTGGGGGCCAGGGGGCCAGGAAGGCTTGGAATAGGGAATGGGAATCTAGGGTAAGAAGGAGAGTTAATGGCATTGAGGAACTTGGAGGGGTGCTTTGGACTGGGACAGGGCAGCGTAGGCAAgagcggggctggggggggggggggttgggtacTGACCATGCCAGGGAAATAGGAGCTGTTCTTGAACTTGCGCAGCATCATGGCGAGAAAGAAGGTGCCAGCCATGAGTACAAGGGAGAGGAGGGCTGTGTTGGGCAGGGGAGCCTGAGGTTTGGGCACCATTGTCACATTGTGGTCATAATGCTTCTGCAGCGGGTGGTCCTGGAAGATCTGGAGCAGAAAACCAAGGCATCCTATTTTtctcatccatctatccatcatccatctatcaATCTGcccatcatctatccatctatctgtccatctgcCCATCATctgtctttccatccatccatccacttttcttcttcctcaaccGACAGGGTAACAGAGGGACAATGGGATTCTATAGCTTGGTTTTCAGGAATGAAGACCAGTCTCAGCTTGGGTGGGGCAGGTCATGGCGGCAATGAGTGTAGGTGTGCATGGGAGGCTGCAGGTCTCAGAGATATAAAGCCGGTGGGCAGGAAAGAAGTGCCAGGGAGGCCCCTAAAAAGGGCTTCAAAGACTTGGAAACAGAAAGCCCCACCAAGCAACAGAATCAGAGGTGGATACGCAGTGTCCACCTTTGTCTCCGTAGACAATGCAGATGTACAGGTAACACAGTCGAAGGTGCGGGAGCTGAGGAGACAGGCTGCTCCCTGCAGGCCCCGTGGTTCTTGACGGTGAGCGCCTGAGGGGACGTGGGGGACAGCAGAGCGTCTGGAACCCGGGCTGCCCCGCCATTAACTCAGTTTTCCCAGTCCAGGCTCACGTACACGCAGGCCCGTTAGCCACTCTGGGTGTGGTTACGAGCCGCACATGCGCACACAGGGCGCCCCCTCAGGCGCAGGCGCTCTGCGGTCACGGCCGGACTACCGGCCCAGAGGCAGCAGGTGTCAGCGTGAGTGTGGTCACAGCCTGGCACGATGAAGGCACAGCGACACGCGGGCCACAAGGACACGTGCACATTGACACACATGGCCACATAGTTGTGCACAGAgtcgcacacgcacacacacacgtgcgtccACACTGCCACGTCCCCCACCTTGATCAGCTTGACGAAGGTCTCGTAGATGAAGATGAGGGAGATCAGGAAGGAGAAGATCTCTTGGGTGTAGCGGGAGATGAAGCGGACCAGGAAACTGCCCTCGAAGGCCACTATGAGCACCACAAACAGGACAAGCCAGAAGCCGATCCACACGCGGCCCACGATGTACTCCAGGTTGTTTTTCGTGCAGAACTGCAAAGGTGTCGGGGAGGACTGGGTCAGGCAGGTGGGCCCAGGCACCCCGTGGTCAGGCAGGCGGGGGCCAGGAGTCTACAGGGTCCGGGTGGGGCCAGAGCTACCGAGAAAAAGGCTTCTTCAAACACCAGCAGGGGTCCCGAGAAGCCAACCACAAGGAGGGGTTGAGCCCCGAGCAGGGAGAACAGAATGCCTTGCACCGCCGTGGAGATGAGCAGCTCCGACACCCCCATCAGGTTCTGGGTCTTTTCTCCTGTGGGTAGAAGTTAGTGTGGTCAAGGTCAAGAGGTCATTTCTAGGGTCCAGTAGAGCATTTCACAGGCAGGCTGTAGTAGGGGTCCAGATTGTCTGATTGGGTCAAAAGGCAGGGCCAACACAGAGGCCAAAGGGTCAGAGGTGAAGGTTAGGGGATCATGCAGAGGCACTGACCCAGGAGGCCACCGAAGGTGATGGCAGGTGACAAGGCAGCAAAGTAGATGAAGATGACAGCGGCCAGGACCTGGGGGCTGAACGCGTCTGTGATGTCACTCAGGTAGTAGGGGTAGCGGCGCCGGATGTCACGCACCAGGCCCCCAAAAAGCAGGCCTGTCCTCTGCAGAGGGTCATCTGGCCCACCAGGGGCCCCTGGAGCCCCATACAAATCTGTAGTCAAGGACAGGGCCATGGTCACAGGGGGTCATGGCGGGAGGTGTTGGGGGAGAGGAATCGTGGGGAGAGTCTTCCAGCTGGAACAGGTGACCAAGTTGGCAGGGAGGCatgaggacagagagaggggacacCAGGGTACtggatgggaggaggggaggcaggggcttGCAGGGTTGCACTGGGGACCCTGAGGGTCTGTGGGAGCCACAGGGCAGGTACCTAGGCCCTTGTAGAAGTGGGTCTCGGGTTTGGCGGGACTTTGTGAGTAGCGTCTCCGCAGCAGCTCCTTCTGCACCGGCACCAGACTGAGCAGTGCCTGCTCAGAGGGGGCCTCGCAGGGAGGCAGCACCAGGCTGCAgtccaggaagccctccaggtTGCAGACCAGTTCCGCCTTGCTCTGGGCCATGTAGGCATCCACGCGGAACACCTGGGGGCCAGAGAGAGGGTCGGGGCTGCGGGGACTCGCTAGATGAAAGGACTCAAGAGTCCACATCCGTGGCCTCCAGGAACCAGAGCCCTCTCTCCCAGCTCCTTCTTGCTAGGAATAGCTTGCCCTGCCCCCCTCTAGCTCCCCCTTCCTTTCCCACCACAGAAGAGTTTGGGGGAGCCAGGCAGGGGAAAGGAGAACGCACTAAAGCAAATGGGGTAGCTTAGCGCAGACCAGCCGGAACTACAGTAAGCCCAGGCCAGGCAAGACCTAACTGGGTGGAACCAGGTCCTGTcgggcagggctgggccagaCCACCTGCCCCTGGCCAGACAGGGTAGAAGCAGCAGGGGGGAGACCGACTAACAAAATTCAAGTGACCCAGGCCCGTCCAGTGAGTGACCTCAGCTGCCCCCCAGCCCTCgggctcccccagccctccccaagCCTGCCTTACCCTCTCGGACATGAGGGTGGCAGCAGCCCGACCAAGTTGGGTATAATCGGTGTTGGGGGCCTCAGGTCCCAGCAACACGAAGAGGAAGCGCACAGGCACCGGGAGCTGCACAGCCTCCAGCTCCGTGGCCACCTTCAGCCGCACGAAGCCCAGCACCGGCCGCTCCAGGAATTCCGCTCGGCCTGCCGGGGAGGAGGTGATGGGAGGAGGTCAGGTCAGGCTGAGGGGGGTGGCGGCTGGGTCCATACTTCGGAAGAGGGAGGCTGGGCAGGGACAGAAAACATCGCCTTGGGGGTGTGGGGACATTGGGGGTGCAGACCCTAGCTGCTTACCCACGAGCACCAGAGTGGCCTCCGAATCTGggggaatcttctccagaattcCAGATGGCGAATGCCCTTCTGTGCCCTCCTGTCCCTGTTGCGTGGAGGGTGGTGAGGGAAGTCCTCTGGCCACATTGATcatccagcccctcctcccctaACCACTCTCATTTCTAACCCTGTTCACGTGGGTCGCTTCTTGGCTCTCCCCACAGCCTCACCTGTTGGCAGAAGAGCTGTGTCTCTAAAGAGGGGTGCTGCGGGAGCAGAGGCTCGGAGGGGTCCCCACTACGCGTCAGAACCGTGGGCTTCACACCGCCCAGGGCCTCCAGGTCTCCGGCGTGACTGTGGGACACACAGGGGACATGGGCTGAGTAAACTATTTGGGCTGGGTTGTTAATAACATCTAGACCGAGACCGAGACCGGTGGTCAGAGAAATTAAGCAGTGTTTCCCAGTGACCAGACAAGAGGGACCCTGGGGCAAAAGGACAGTCAGCCTCCTTTGGGAGGATATTGTGGATGCAAGCAGCCGGTCTCCGTCTGGAATGACCAGGTGGGGCCAGGatggctggagggaggggccgTGAGAGCCTGCCCTCCTGAGGACCAGTAGCCCCCACATCTGAACACAGAGATACGGCCGCCCCTCAAGAAGCCAGAGGTagggggcgcctcagtggctcagagggttaaagcctctgccttcagctcagatcataatcccagggtcctgggatggagtcccacatggctctttgctcggcagggagcctgcttcctcctctctctctgcctgcctctctgcctacttatgatctctgtcaaataaataaataaaatcttaaaaaaaaaaagaagtcagaggtAGGAGCTGTCATGGAAGAAATGTGGGCCCTGGTCTGGTGGGGAAGGGGCCCCCTGGGCCGCCAGGGAGAGCTCTGGGCCAGTGGGCCGTGGAGGTAGGCCCTTGGGCTTCGGAGTCTGGGTCCTGGtgggcaggggcacctgtgtTGGAGCAGCAGGACCCGGAGCAGCTGGTCTCGGGCCTCAGGCCGGATCTGCTCCTCGTAGATAAACCCATCCAGCAGCTGGTTGGCCACTCCTGCCAGGGAGGTCTCCGGCAGATCCAGGAGGACGGTACCTGCAAGGGATGGAGGGGTGAGCCAGATGGCTGGACGGTGGCCCTCCGGCCCGCCATGGCGCCGCACGCACATGCAGGTCTCGGGGAGGGACCCTGTGGGGACTCACCCTTGGCAAAGGCTTTCTGCAGTTCCAGGAGGCTCCAGAAGGTGAGGTAGGACAGGTGTGGGCGGCTCCAGACCCCGTCCTCCCCGAGGTTCTCCTCCAGCCGCACCCAGTGTGCCGCCTCCATCCACCGCAACTCCTGGTTCTTCTCATCCATCACCAGTTCCTGAAGCTCCACGTACGCCTGCGGCCCCACAAGCCTGAGTcagtgcccgggcccgggacagCACCCTGGGGAGACTGGCAGTCCAGGGCATGGTGGGCGCTCAGCAGGCTCTGAGAGGTGTTTGGAGGAGGCCCAGAGTCCTGGAGCACTCAGGGCAGACCCTGAGCTCAGAATGGATGGGCAGGAGCAGCAGCCTGGATGTGTTGAGTGAGATAAGAAGCgcacgtgcacgtgtgtgtgtgtgtgtgtgtgtgtgtgtggcagcggggtggggtggggatatAGCCCTCCGCTCCGGCCCTATTCCCTAACTCCCTGACCAGGCCCTTACCCCATTTCAGAGGCATTTGGAGAACCTCTGGACCAAAAGGGTGATAGAGCAGACCcttgggaggaaaacaaaaaaggaagcctTTGGGGTcatcgggggtgggggagggctcctGTCTCCAAGACTGTTGAGTGGGCTCAGCATGCCCTTGGGTTTTCTTGGAGCCAGCTGGTCACTCCCAGGGGCCTTGCTGAGGGCAGATGCAGTTTCCTAACCAGCTAGACAGTCTGATGTCCAAGCAGGGGCCCAGCGGGCCTGGGCAGAGGGGCACGTATTCAATTCTGTGCTTCCCCAAGGAGCACCTGCCGGCCCAGCCCAGGAGCACAGACCTTTGGCAGTCACTTTATCTCAGCCCAGggagctccccgctcagtgggagaGGGATCTATGTCTCCCCCCCGTCCCAGCAGGGGTGTCCTCCTCTCTTCTACCTATTTCCTGCAATGCTCACTCCTCTGCCTGTGTGCGGGGCTCCCCCCTGCTGAAGCTGTGCCCATCCCTCTTCACCTCCCTTCTCCTAGTGGAAGGGTCAGTGTCCCAGGCGATCAGGTGATGCCGGGTGTCCTCACCTCGTGGGGGCCTGCCTGCGATGTGGCGTCTGGGTCTGTGGCCGTTTCGTAGTCTGTGGCTGTTGGCTCAGCGTGGTCAGCTGAAAACCGGAGGTGGGTTAGTGTTGCCCCTCGATAATCCTGCCCTTAGGGTCCTCCTGCATGCCCCACAGTGAGCCTCTGAGACAGTCACGCCTCCCTTACTCCATCCGTGGCTGCTGGCTGGGACCCAgtgcccgccccccacccatgCACTGCTGCTCAAGGGTCTGTGGCGCCCTGTGCTCATTCTTGGCCCAGCCTGGCTCTTTCACGCCCCATCCGAGCCTTGTGGAAGACCCTGGGAGTCATCTTCAGTGGTGACAGAGAGGGTCACCTCCAAAGTGGAGAGTTCCAAATGGCAATTCCCGGGATTCTCCTAGGATCTCCTTCCTCTCCTGACACTTTCTGGGAccagcttcccttccttcttcccccccTGCCTCAGCAATCCCACCAGCCCAGCCCTTCTCCCTGTCTCCAAGTGGAGCTCTGGGAGCCCGGGTGGGGTCTGCTTTATATTGTCCCCCACTCCACACCCCACTCCCAGCCCTCATTTCCCAGAGGGGCCTCTTATCTTCAATACCAATGGCCAGCACTTAAGACCTATTGACAGTAAACAGgtccccacctggggctccccaACTGAGACCTTGGCAGGGCCAGGAAGGTTTTCTGCTGCCTCTCTACCCTGGGGGTCCCTGTGGCCCCTGACTCCTCAGGACCTCTAGACCCCCCCAAACAGAATGATGTTCCCAGAACAGGCCTGGTGCCTGGCCTAGAAGTCGGcatgggatggacacagatggcaTGTGGGCTCATGCCCTTGTCCCCGAGGGGCCTGGCTGCCCTGTCCCAAACTGAGGGCCTGGCCATGGGTGACTagtcctgcccccccaccccccagtccccTCCTGTGATCATTTCAAACAAAACTCTGTTTATCCTTCAATCAGCCAGGATTGCGGGGAGAACTGGCCCTGGGGCTGGTggcggaggggagggggtgtggagaagggagaggacaaGTTCCTTTACTGTCTCTGTTCGGGGCTCAGCAGCTCATCCcagcaagagagagagttggggctCACCTGTTGGCTCCTCCACTTGAACCACAGGGACATCTGGGTCTTCATACTCCTCCTGTTCTAGAACGTCCTCCAGCCCCTCTTCATGATCCTCCTATAGGAAGTGGCCGtcagggctgggctgggaaggGCTTCTTAAGCCACCGTGAAGGTAGGAGTCTGGGGAGTCCCAGAGGCCCCAGATTGGAGCCCTGCAGACACTACGAAAGACTTACCTGCCAGTCCCCCATGGCGCTGTCTCACTTGTCCACTTATCCACAGCGATCTAAGCCCCCAGCATAACCCGTACCACGGGTCCCTGCAGGGGGGAAGCATAGGCTGAGTGAGGCCCAGGCATCCTCCCCCAGAGGAGGCTACATTAGAGTCAAGGGGGACCCCAGGTGTTGAGAGGCAGTGGGGTCAGGGGCaggaagctggggggggggggaggagctaGATTTGTAGGTGTGAGGACAGGTGTACAGGAGGAGCTGGGAGAGCTAGGGCAGGAAGAGGAAACTTGGCTGGCATCAGTCAAAGGCAGTTTGAGAGAATGGGCTGTCCTTCAAATTCACCTCCCTCTTTCATCCACCAGTCCTCATCCTGGCTTCTTTTCCTGTCCATTCCCTGGACTTAGCCAACTCCAGGGGCATCATGACCTGTTCCTTCTTCAAGGAACTTTGTTCCCCTGGGAGTCTTCACAACGTACCCTCTTCTCCCAGAAACAGTTATTTTCTGCTAGGCATGGGGCTGTAGCATCCTTGGGAATGGCTCGCAGGTGTTGAATGAAGTGTCACTGTTTCTCTCCTTCACCCCCTTGTGAACTCCCTTTCTCTTGCTCGCTTCCCATCTGTCTCATTGGCCTTACCAAGCcctttcctgccccagggcctttgcatacaCAATTGTCTACATCCTCagtgcccctctgcccctcatcccttCTCACATCTCAGCTCTTCAGATTCCCTTTCTGACCACCCTAACATTCACTAGCCCACTCTGTCATTTTCTGGTTTCTTGAGTCATTTGTGTATCTGTTGTTTGAAGATGCTGCTAGAAGGGACGCCACCTGCGTGCTAAGATCCATGTCTCGGTCCCCACTGAATCCCTTACTCCTAGCAGAACAGGTGCCgcagagtaggtgctcagtaagtacaTGCTGAGTGGAGGGAAATGTGGCTGTCCCTTGCAGTCTTGGGTCTCTGGGACTGAGGAGTCAGCATGAGTGGGACCCTGTGTCTCAGTTTGCTCAGTGTGCCTCGGGCAGATAGGAAGGTATGCTCACCCCCAGGAAGGTGAGGCCCAGCCCGA
Encoded here:
- the SLC4A1 gene encoding band 3 anion transport protein, with amino-acid sequence MGDWQEDHEEGLEDVLEQEEYEDPDVPVVQVEEPTDREKGWAGGIAEAGGEEGREAGPRKCQERKEILGESRELPFGTLHFGADHAEPTATDYETATDPDATSQAGPHEAYVELQELVMDEKNQELRWMEAAHWVRLEENLGEDGVWSRPHLSYLTFWSLLELQKAFAKGTVLLDLPETSLAGVANQLLDGFIYEEQIRPEARDQLLRVLLLQHSHAGDLEALGGVKPTVLTRSGDPSEPLLPQHPSLETQLFCQQGQEGTEGHSPSGILEKIPPDSEATLVLVGRAEFLERPVLGFVRLKVATELEAVQLPVPVRFLFVLLGPEAPNTDYTQLGRAAATLMSERVFRVDAYMAQSKAELVCNLEGFLDCSLVLPPCEAPSEQALLSLVPVQKELLRRRYSQSPAKPETHFYKGLDLYGAPGAPGGPDDPLQRTGLLFGGLVRDIRRRYPYYLSDITDAFSPQVLAAVIFIYFAALSPAITFGGLLGEKTQNLMGVSELLISTAVQGILFSLLGAQPLLVVGFSGPLLVFEEAFFSFCTKNNLEYIVGRVWIGFWLVLFVVLIVAFEGSFLVRFISRYTQEIFSFLISLIFIYETFVKLIKIFQDHPLQKHYDHNVTMVPKPQAPLPNTALLSLVLMAGTFFLAMMLRKFKNSSYFPGMLRRIIGDFGVPISILIMVIVDFFIEDTYTQKLSVPEGLSVSDPSVRGWVIHPLGLYSPFPIWMMFASALPALLVFILIFLESQITTLIISKPERKMVKGSGFHLDLLLVIGMGGVAALFGMPWLSATTVRSVTHANALTVMGKASSPGAAAQIQEVKEQRISGLLVAVLVGVSILMGPILSRIPLAVLFGIFLYMGVTSLSGIQLFDRVLLLLKPPKYHPDVPYVKRVKTWRMHLFTVIQIICLAGLWTVKTFPATSLALPFVLILTVPLRRLLLPLIFRKLELQCLDADDAKPTFDEEEGRDEYNEVTMPV